From the Diospyros lotus cultivar Yz01 chromosome 13, ASM1463336v1, whole genome shotgun sequence genome, one window contains:
- the LOC127789000 gene encoding uncharacterized protein LOC127789000 produces MTCCFPPIPLDGRFIRRCKQGCLQFVILKPILVAVTLILYAKGKYHDGNFRPDQSYLYLTIICTISYSLALYALALFYVACRDLLQPFNPVPKFIIIKSVVFLTYWQVIWKL; encoded by the exons ATGACGTGTTGCTTTCCTCCCATTCCATTGGATGG GCGATTTATTCGGAGATGCAAGCAAGGATGTTTGCAGTTTGTAATACTCAAGCCTATTTTAGTAGCAGTCACGTTAATACTTTATGCGAAAGGGAAATATCATGATGGAAATTTTCGTCCAGACCAGTCATATCTTTATCTGACCATCATCTGTACCATATCATATTCATTGGCCCTCTATGCACTGGCCTTGTTTTATGTAGCTTGCAGAGATTTGCTTCAGCCATTCAATCCAGTTCCAAAGTTCATAATAATCAAGTCCGTTGTTTTCCTGACCTATTGGCAG GTCATTTGGAAGCTatag
- the LOC127788028 gene encoding protein PSK SIMULATOR 1-like, translating into MVWLSNVGTRLGDTLKRSLASDSTPSAAAPTHGILAFETAKTMSRLVSLYKSLDNDEVSKLRKEVMKAEGVAYLNSEDEVLLLNLACAERLEDLDKAAAVVARLSRKCSDVGLHRFDLVYTDLKLGIVDLGKLEYGSKETKKNIEKMEKMVSLTSRLYTALEALSELEVSERKLKQWKQNRMKLQSHDSTNFGLFNDKIAYQRKQVRHLRETSLWNQTFNRSVGLMAHIVRIIYARICIVFGPYISSLPRVSLRNIRSSQQRKILRDQPEFCLIEPELVTSRSGPIPSTSQPNLVRFHSQKLNLFSGVGCKNKVFQAAGPSTLGGCGLAVRYANVVVLAERYLDSAVTIGDEARQVLYQMLPENMKLMVRSKVGKNGRAVPAEGWREAVAEIMAWLCPLAKDTLKWQAERNFEKMRFESKPPVLLLQTLHFSDKDKAEAAIAEVLVGLSCIYLYENRQSNGGEWAGVSFDGAWHARNEIFSK; encoded by the coding sequence ATGGTTTGGCTCTCCAACGTCGGGACCCGCCTCGGCGACACCCTCAAACGCTCCCTCGCCTCCGACTCCACGCCCTCAGCAGCCGCCCCCACCCACGGCATCCTCGCCTTCGAAACCGCCAAAACCATGTCACGCTTGGTCTCTCTCTACAAATCCCTCGACAATGACGAGGTTTCGAAGCTCAGAAAAGAGGTTATGAAGGCCGAAGGCGTCGCTTACTTGAATTCTGAAGACGAGGTCCTTCTCTTGAACCTTGCCTGTGCCGAGAGGCTCGAAGATCTCGACAAGGCCGCCGCCGTGGTGGCAAGATTGAGCCGGAAATGCTCCGACGTCGGCCTCCACCGCTTCGACCTCGTCTACACCGATCTCAAACTGGGCATCGTCGATTTGGGGAAACTAGAATATGGATCCAAGGAGACAAAAAAGAATATCGAGAAGATGGAGAAGATGGTCTCCTTAACCTCTCGTCTTTACACGGCGTTAGAAGCTCTCTCCGAATTGGAGGTTTCGGAAAGGAAGCTGAAACAATGGAAGCAAAATCGCATGAAACTTCAATCCCACGACAGCACGAACTTCGGCCTCTTCAACGACAAAATCGCGTACCAGAGAAAGCAAGTTCGTCATCTGAGAGAAACCTCGTTATGGAATCAAACTTTTAATCGAAGCGTTGGCCTAATGGCCCACATAGTTCGCATCATCTACGCCCGAATCTGCATCGTTTTCGGGCCGTATATTTCCTCGCTTCCACGAGTCTCGTTGCGCAACATTCGTTCTTCCCAacagagaaaaattctaagagaCCAGCCTGAGTTTTGCCTTATCGAACCGGAATTGGTAACTTCAAGATCAGGGCCAATCCCATCGACGTCCCAGCCCAATTTGGTGCGATTTCACAGCCAAAAGTTGAATCTTTTCTCGGGTGTTGGTTGCAAGAACAAGGTGTTCCAGGCGGCGGGGCCGTCGACGTTGGGCGGCTGCGGGCTGGCGGTACGGTATGCGAATGTGGTGGTTTTGGCCGAGAGGTATTTGGACTCAGCGGTGACGATCGGAGACGAAGCTCGGCAGGTTTTGTACCAGATGCTGCCGGAAAATATGAAACTTATGGTACGGTCGAAGGTGGGGAAGAATGGAAGGGCGGTGCCGGCGGAGGGGTGGAGGGAGGCGGTGGCGGAGATAATGGCGTGGCTTTGCCCTCTGGCGAAAGACACCTTGAAGTGGCAGGCGGAGAGGAACTTTGAGAAGATGAGGTTCGAGTCGAAGCCGCCGGTGCTTTTGTTGCAAACGCTGCATTTCTCGGACAAGGACAAGGCGGAGGCCGCCATTGCGGAGGTGTTGGTGGGTCTGAGCTGCATATATCTCTACGAAAATCGCCAGAGCAACGGCGGGGAGTGGGCGGGCGTCTCTTTTGACGGAGCTTGGCACGCTCGAAATGAAATCTTCTCAAAGTGA
- the LOC127789087 gene encoding uncharacterized protein LOC127789087 yields the protein MKARKFIPLSLQVKLHPVFTLFMKALFAITIASSISLFFYSVFRWRSIYFDGGQTFVRFREDTFEETNISHVLFGISGSAKTWNNRRHYSEIWWKPNTTRGFVWIEEEPTNDVKWPEKSPPYRVSEDTARFKYTCLYGHRSAIRLARIVKESFELGLEGVRWFVMGDDDTVFFPENLVTVLRKYDHNEMYYIGGNSESVEQDMLHSYKMAYGGGGFAISYPLATELVRVLDGCIDQYAAAYGSDEKIGACMSEIGVPLTKELGFHQIDIRGEPYGLLSAHPVAPLVSLHHLDYVKPMFPGKNQIESLKELVMAYNLDPGRTLQQSFCYDLSKNWSISVSWGYTVQLYPSLVTATVLETTFQTFVTWKSWRQEPFTFNTRVLSPDPCEAPVIYFLDRVGVVGMGQTLSTYKRVSNEPAKECGRGDYVSALSVQFFNISAPKLDPKLWKKAPRRQCCEIVNNGASVVDGNTVHVKVRGCKLWESMSLP from the exons ATGAAGGCCCGGAAATTCATCCCCTTATCCCTTCAAGTAAAACTCCACCCTGTTTTCACACTGTTCATGAAGGCCCTTTTCGCCATCACCATTGcctcttcaatctctctcttcttttactCCGTCTTCAGATGGCGGAGCATCTATTTTGATGGCGGCCAAACGTTTGTACGATTTAGGGAAGACACTTTTGAAGAAACAAACATATCACATGTATTGTTTGGAATCAGTGGGTCAGCAAAAACATGGAATAATCGTCGGCATTATAGCGAGATATGGTGGAAACCTAATACCACTCGTGGGTTTGTTTGGATTGAAGAAGAGCCCACCAATGATGTGAAGTGGCCGGAGAAGTCACCACCGTACCGGGTGTCGGAGGACACTGCAAGGTTCAAGTACACCTGTTTATACGGCCACCGATCAGCCATTCGACTTGCGCGCATAGTGAAGGAAAGTTTTGAGCTAGGTTTAGAAGGCGTGAGGTGGTTCGTGATGGGCGATGATGATACGGTGTTTTTCCCAGAAAATTTGGTGACTGTTCTGCGAAAGTATGATCATAATGAGATGTATTATATCGGAGGGAATTCTGAGAGCGTTGAGCAAGATATGTTGCACTCTTATAAAATGGCCTATGGCGGTGGTGGGTTTGCCATTAGCTACCCCTTGGCGACAGAGCTAGTGAGGGTTTTGGACGGCTGCATTGACCAGTATGCAGCGGCGTACGGCTCCGATGAGAAGATCGGCGCTTGCATGAGTGAAATCGGCGTGCCTCTCACCAAGGAGCTTGGTTTCCATCag ATTGACATTCGAGGGGAACCATATGGGTTGTTGTCAGCGCACCCAGTTGCACCGTTGGTGTCATTACACCACCTAGACTATGTGAAACCAATGTTCCCAGGCAAAAACCAAATTGAGTCTCTCAAGGAACTGGTCATGGCATACAATCTGGATCCAGGTCGGACCCTGCAACAGAGCTTCTGCTATGACTTGTCTAAAAATTGGTCTATTTCAGTGTCTTGGGGTTACACTGTGCAACTCTACCCTTCTTTGGTGACGGCGACAGTGCTAGAAACGACATTTCAGACGTTTGTGACGTGGAAGAGTTGGCGTCAAGAGCCTTTCACGTTCAATACTCGGGTACTCAGCCCTGATCCATGTGAGGCCCCGGTTATTTATTTCTTGGATCGGGTCGGGGTGGTTGGAATGGGTCAAACCCTGAGCACATACAAGAGGGTCTCTAATGAACCGGCGAAAGAATGCGGTCGAGGGGACTATGTTTCAGCTTTGTCTGTTCAGTTCTTCAACATCTCAGCACCAAAGTTAGATCCCAAACTATGGAAGAAG GCGCCGCGAAGACAATGTTGCGAGATCGTTAACAATGGTGCAAGTGTCGTGGATGGCAATACTGTTCATGTCAAGGTTAGAGGCTGCAAGCTTTGGGAATCAATGTCACTGCCATAG